One genomic region from Paramicrobacterium agarici encodes:
- a CDS encoding class I adenylate-forming enzyme family protein encodes MPFTRTILEVAETDPARLALAGDGERYTYDELRTACTLVRSGVEHLLGTSHDTTRTDETRGVPIIAVSLTRSIDVARFLCGANGFRAIIAVLDPLWPESHRVETIRRVDAALVITDDAAFENALLAHDAWSGTALSLERFDELAASAPVSAGPEVRPRDEPFLLLFTSGTTDLPKGFVRTRESWDHNVAISRAYLGAEDGYATIAPGPVSYSLTLYALVEVMATGGSLYLQSGFDAIAAARAIDAEQIERFVGVPSMLLALVRAAEHAGLSLTSLREVITGGANQNESIRTAFETAAPDAHLRSYYGASEIGFIGYSDSGDGTRLIPFDGVEVSVRDGDTPLPEGEIGTLYIRVASAVERYLASTSSQRITGADGWSSVDDQASFANGMIELAGRAGDIAVSGGHKVSLPQVERALATIPGCETCCAVALPDPSLGSIIAVAIEGDELPAKATMQAELKRMLAPQFVPHRYYRVDELPRTAGGKIRRTAVTELIADGGGERL; translated from the coding sequence ATGCCGTTCACTCGCACTATTCTCGAGGTCGCCGAAACCGATCCGGCACGTCTCGCGCTCGCAGGAGATGGCGAGCGCTATACGTACGACGAGCTCCGCACAGCATGCACGCTCGTGCGCAGCGGCGTCGAGCACCTTCTCGGAACGTCCCACGACACGACCCGCACAGACGAAACCAGGGGCGTGCCCATTATCGCGGTCTCATTGACGCGTTCCATCGACGTCGCGCGGTTTCTCTGCGGCGCGAACGGCTTTCGCGCGATCATCGCCGTGCTCGATCCGCTGTGGCCCGAATCGCACCGTGTCGAGACGATCAGGCGCGTCGATGCCGCGCTCGTCATCACCGACGACGCCGCATTCGAGAACGCGCTACTCGCGCACGACGCGTGGAGCGGCACGGCGCTCTCCCTCGAGCGTTTCGACGAGCTTGCAGCATCCGCCCCGGTCTCCGCGGGGCCCGAGGTGCGCCCTCGCGATGAGCCCTTCCTTCTGCTGTTCACGTCGGGAACGACAGACCTGCCCAAGGGATTCGTGCGCACGCGTGAGAGCTGGGATCACAACGTCGCCATCAGTCGCGCGTACCTCGGCGCCGAAGATGGGTACGCGACGATCGCGCCAGGCCCCGTCTCGTACAGCCTCACTCTCTACGCCCTCGTCGAGGTGATGGCGACGGGAGGCTCCCTGTACCTGCAGTCAGGATTCGACGCGATCGCAGCGGCACGCGCCATCGACGCCGAGCAGATCGAGCGTTTCGTCGGAGTGCCGTCAATGCTGCTCGCGCTCGTTCGGGCGGCCGAGCACGCGGGGCTCTCGCTGACGTCGCTACGCGAGGTGATCACGGGCGGGGCGAACCAGAACGAGAGCATTCGCACCGCATTCGAGACCGCCGCGCCTGACGCGCATCTGCGCAGCTACTACGGGGCGTCTGAGATCGGCTTCATCGGGTACAGCGATTCGGGCGACGGCACGCGGCTCATTCCCTTCGACGGCGTCGAGGTGAGCGTGCGCGATGGGGACACTCCCCTGCCCGAGGGCGAGATCGGCACCCTCTACATTCGCGTCGCGTCCGCCGTCGAGCGCTACCTTGCGTCGACGAGTTCTCAGCGGATCACCGGTGCTGACGGCTGGTCAAGCGTCGACGATCAGGCGTCTTTCGCGAACGGCATGATCGAGCTCGCCGGGCGCGCCGGCGACATCGCAGTTTCGGGAGGACACAAGGTATCGCTTCCGCAGGTCGAGAGGGCGCTCGCGACGATTCCCGGCTGTGAGACCTGCTGCGCCGTTGCCCTGCCTGACCCGTCACTCGGATCGATCATCGCCGTCGCCATCGAGGGTGACGAGCTGCCGGCCAAAGCGACGATGCAGGCAGAACTCAAGCGGATGCTCGCACCGCAATTCGTTCCGCACCGGTACTACCGCGTCGATGAACTTCCGCGAACCGCGGGAGGAAAAATTCGGCGCACTGCTGTCACGGAGCTCATCGCCGACGGAGGAGGCGAGAGACTGTGA
- a CDS encoding beta-ketoacyl-[acyl-carrier-protein] synthase family protein, whose amino-acid sequence MSAGRRAVITAIGAVTPCGLDAESTWDAVVSGRSGIRAFEHVDVSDLAVSVGGEVRNFDPLAFVSRSDAKRLDAHALYAIAAAHEAMSGVEPLNPDRFGVTVATGSGAVSLTQEAVRTLDRSGPRRVPPGVVVYGGPDAAAAYLSQKYDARGASAGLSATCASGTAALGEALRAVRHGYADAILVVGADDCLNRVNLAVNSSLGALAPGYESAPSQASRPFDRARRGFVMSAGAAALLVESDEHARRRGAVALGEIAGYGVSSDAHHPTAPHPHGRGAISAMRGALDDARVTPESVDHVNAHGTGTPLNDAMEAYALQHVFGDALASIPVTSTKSTTGHLLGAAGTLEAALSLLGMRDGAIPPTINLDDPEFPELDVVAHEARSERVSTLVTNSFGFGGHNASLVLRAV is encoded by the coding sequence GTGAGCGCGGGACGACGCGCGGTCATCACCGCGATCGGTGCAGTGACCCCGTGCGGTCTCGACGCGGAATCGACGTGGGATGCCGTCGTCTCCGGCCGAAGCGGAATCCGTGCTTTCGAGCATGTCGACGTCTCGGACCTCGCGGTTTCCGTCGGAGGCGAGGTGCGCAACTTCGATCCGCTCGCCTTTGTCTCACGTTCAGACGCGAAACGCCTCGACGCTCACGCTCTCTACGCGATCGCGGCTGCGCACGAGGCCATGAGCGGTGTCGAGCCGCTCAATCCCGACCGTTTCGGCGTCACGGTCGCCACGGGGTCGGGCGCCGTCTCGCTGACGCAGGAGGCCGTGCGCACGCTCGATCGCAGCGGACCCCGTCGCGTTCCGCCCGGGGTCGTGGTCTATGGCGGTCCGGATGCTGCCGCCGCCTACCTGAGCCAGAAGTACGATGCTCGCGGCGCGAGCGCCGGGCTTTCCGCAACGTGTGCAAGCGGCACCGCGGCGCTCGGCGAAGCTCTGCGCGCCGTGCGTCACGGCTACGCCGATGCGATCCTCGTTGTCGGAGCGGATGACTGTCTCAATCGGGTGAACCTGGCTGTGAACTCGAGCCTCGGCGCTCTCGCCCCGGGGTACGAGAGCGCCCCGTCGCAAGCGAGCCGGCCGTTTGATCGCGCACGTCGCGGATTCGTCATGTCCGCGGGCGCCGCCGCGCTCCTTGTCGAATCGGACGAACACGCCCGCCGCCGCGGAGCCGTTGCTCTCGGAGAGATCGCCGGATACGGCGTCTCCTCTGACGCCCACCACCCTACTGCCCCTCATCCGCACGGTCGCGGTGCGATCTCGGCCATGCGCGGTGCCCTTGACGACGCGCGCGTCACGCCCGAATCTGTCGACCATGTGAACGCGCACGGCACGGGGACGCCGCTCAACGACGCGATGGAGGCATACGCCCTTCAACACGTCTTCGGTGACGCCCTCGCCAGCATCCCTGTCACGTCGACCAAGTCGACGACGGGTCATCTGCTCGGTGCCGCCGGCACGCTCGAGGCCGCTCTCTCCTTACTCGGCATGCGAGACGGCGCGATACCGCCGACCATCAATCTCGACGACCCGGAGTTTCCCGAGCTCGACGTCGTGGCGCACGAGGCACGGTCTGAGCGTGTCAGCACGCTCGTGACGAACTCGTTCGGCTTCGGCGGGCATAACGCCTCGCTCGTGCTTCGCGCCGTGTGA